Below is a genomic region from Amyelois transitella isolate CPQ chromosome 4, ilAmyTran1.1, whole genome shotgun sequence.
CTCAGTCATGTGGCAGTCCATGTACGGCATGGGCAGCGCGGAGGGCGGGAGCGGCAGCAGGTCGAGCGGGGAGCCTTGTAGCGACGACCCGCAGCCCGACCACACCATCGCCGTTGGGCATTCCACGCAGATTACCTTTAATATgcatcaatattaatttttctattttcctTCTTTGATTAATGAGACACTTTAGGTTAAGTTTAAAGgatgtaggcaaccttcttggtGTGCGCCATAGCAGCGGTTGCCATGATGTTGTTTGTGagatttatgtcaaaatattttttattgtgaaatagATATTCTTAGTTTTACGTTGAATAATATAgacattttaaactgattattttctcctcttttctccttctatcttctgtaggaataaataacttttataactatacttcctacaaagctgaagtatcttttttttattatagcgGTGCCGTGTGCCCAGCACTTAGAATAGGAGTACTCTtaatatttcccatggatgtcgtaaaaggcgactttccaataggctaataaacttcggattctttttgtaggcgatgggctagcaacctgtcactatttgaatcccaattccataattaagtcatacagctgaacatggcctttcagactttacaagactgttggctttgccttccccgcaagggatatagacgtgactctaTGAATGTATAGcaggagcgatgattcggctcgaccgccaccaaagggaagatctttaGGTGTTATgacgacgatgttgagtcggaggatATGTATAGCGGTAATTAAATGAACACGAAAAGGTAAAGGTTGGCATGGTTACAGCTAAAAGATTTAACTGAAACTAAAAGAGACAAATTGCAACAGCAAATGGGACCAGTTGTTCTAGCTCACCTGCAGTATGGTTGCCAACTGAATGATAACATCTCTATGATACGGACAGTTCAAAATCTCCCCGAAGCCAATTTGGACAGGATTTAACGCTGCTGTTATAACCGTGTTCACGGTTGGCTTTGTGTCTGTAGGGGGCGCCACATTCTCTTCTTTCACTTGAACGTCCATAGGCTGTTGGGGGTTAGGAGTTCCTAAGGGATTCGGTGTGCCAAGGTTTGGGTTAGGAGTTCCGAGAGAGTGGTTCGGATTTGGCGTCCCTTGGTTTTGGTCTGCCGGAGTGGCCGACCGCTTAATGTTAGCTATGTTCGGTTTTACGTCGCCGTTTGCCGTTTCTGGAGCAGGTGATAATGGAGCACCGTTGGTTTCTGCAAATAAGTTCGCTTTAATAGAATTTCTGGCAGTCACATACAAAAGTAGGTAATAacaatcattataaattatgaTCAATGATCAATCTTTGTCAAATTGGTTTTTCACTATTTCATTTTTCTCCATCTACAAATGTGTAAACCAAAGTCTTAAACGATAACCACATGCTCTGGTCATACGAGAATGAAtgaactattttttataaatacatatatccaagatgaaaccaaatattttctaatattcTTCACAATCatgaaaacattataaaaaagaacaataccTCTTGTACCGTCAGCAGTTTTAGTGAACACCGCTGGCTGGTTCAACGAGCGGAGAATGGTTTCAGAGAGCACAGAGCAAATGGCGGCGGCCTTCTTTGCGCACGTCGTGGCGAGGCGGCGAGACAGGCCCTCGCAGCAGACGAACTCGCACATGTGTTGAAGGGCGAGTGGCAGGAACAACCTTGTGGTTTGAAGGACAATACATTTGTGAAAATCAAAAACCACGCAGCACTAGATAACTAACATCACAGACATCATTTGTTTAATAGAATAAATGGTTGGGATGATAAATTCACTAAATAACAGTGAAAAGAAGACTGCATGAAAATCTGATGCTTGGTTTAAATGAAGAAAGTTTAAGTGTGATATGCCATATGAAGTTGGagggattttttattttaataaataataaaataaattacaagatTTTCAACGTAATTTAACTTTTGTAGTTCGTCTTCGCTTTGATTCAAAGAAGTTACAAAGCGTCTTAAATCATTAACTGCTGATAATGCCTGGGCATGTGACAAAATCGGAGTTGACTCATCTTCTTGATCATTATCACTTTCAGCCTCTTCTTGTGTGTTATTCACATTCTTAATCAGTTCAGTCAGTCCGCTGGTCGCTGCCACAGAGGTAATATGTGTTGGCCGTTAGGGCGTATTAAACGGGATGACGAATCGTATTAAGCGTTAAAGAATGTATGAAAACATGTCTCAAGTTGCAGGGATTGATGCAAAATGGCGTATTATGCGAGAAATCGTATTAAGCGTGATCGTATTAAACGGGTTCTACTGTATGTAATTAGattggaataaaataatagaacaacCAAGAAATACCTGAGAAGTCCATCATCTGGTGCCCTTTTGTCGAGTAACTCAATAATCCAAGTAAGGAAGTCTTGTCTGTCCAACAGTCCTTCGTCTAACATGTACTTTGCGAGGCGACAGCAGTAATTCCACAGTTTAAGAGCTTGTCTCCAATCAGTGCTTTCCGATTGCCCAGGGGTCGATGATCCCAGTGCTAGAGAATTGGGATtgattagaaataaattattaattcacataattaattatcaaattGTATATCGTTAAATGCAACTAAGGGagtggctaataaacttgggattcctcttgtacaTGAGATCtgaattctattatttaacCATACagatgaatgtggcctttcagtcttcaagactgttagctctgtctaccccataagggatacaGATCTAAAGGTCCCTCATTCAGCACagttttttgaataaatgtgGATGCACCTAATACTGTCTTcttctatttaaattaatcactTGTACAAGTGCAAGTccatgataaataaatgtaaagaaGGAATAAACTCCCGCGACTTTACTCTCACCTACGCAAGTGCCGCCTCAACTCTGCCAGGGTAGCTATGTCCCAAAGCACCCATAACAGTGGCTTGGGCAAAGTGGTGTGACCCGAGAATGATTGGAATAACTTTTTCCATATACATAGTTtgattaggtacctacttaaaaaataagaaaagattTACCACTTGTATTTCCTGGAGAGTGCATGGAATTGGGCACTGATGTGCTGTTAGGTGTGGAGCCACCAGGGGGATTGCCTGATGAGTTATGTCCTGGCGTAGCTGGGCCTTAAAATTATACagctgttttatttacatcctttatttatataattgtttgaATAGGCTTTTACAacgtaaaaaacaaaaaaacaattatttgttTAGCATATTTGGGTAACAGAGTTGTcatatgataaatattttaatgatatatttCTAAAGTTCAATTaacataagaaataataattacctgACTGTGATGGAGGTGTCTTATCGGAAACACTGCCTGGCACAGCATTTTGATAGTATTCAGATAGTTTTGGTATTTGGTCTTTTAGGAACTTTATCAAAGTTGTCGTCCATTCTGTAAATCACACATGACTATAGGTAATATATAGGTTTTATGTAGAAAACATTATGTACACATATACTTTTTtaactaagtatataaaaacaaaacataccaAAGTTGGGTGATTctattcaaacaaataattaagtaaagagtaaaaagaatcacccaaatttattatataatttggaAGGGGAAAATCTCattctaatatttattatcctCCAGATATTTTTCCACTATCCATGATGGAGAAAAACAGGGGTGATTAATCTATCTTCAATCATGTTTGGTGCACCAGGTCAAAGAGCTTATTtccttaataatttttcttatgatATCTATGGAAAGACAAAGTtgttctattttataattaaataaaaatctgttaTAATTTTACCTGTTGTAGGATCTGGTAACTGTCTTTTCTTGATCTTGGCCTCGGAGACAGCCACAGTGTATGCTGAGCTTAACTTTATAAACCAGGCAGCACGAGGCATGGACACTTGAAACTCAgtcaatgttataaatatttcctcTTTCTTGTTGAAGTTTGGAGCTTTTTTTGCTAACTGAGAAAGTGGTTTACTTCCTAAAacaataggtatattatagtAACTGTAGAGTtcccttaaaattttaaagtgatctcttaatacttacttatgtacaaataatattatatactttgCTAGCTTATACTTACAACTTGCAAAATAATCTGCTCCGCTAAACTTACAACCATGCAAGCATAACTGCAGCTTCCTAAGCTCAGTTGTTTTGGCTGTACATTATTCAACAATTACTTattaacaaacatatagtcatatctatatcccttgcgggttagacagaacagtcttgaaatcaAACAAAACTGAAAGTctaagttcagctgtattatacaaatattcaagaaatatttaactaaaataaaattatgacacaTGGTACACTAAAAGGAATTATGGCTTAACACAAACTcttaatttttgtaacataGCTTACCAGCTAAATCTTTAAACCAAGCTTCAATTTGAGGTTTAGTGCGAGCAGTTGCAGGCCAAAAATTGTCTTTGGGATTCACTTGTTGTCTCTTCCGCCCACAGTCTGGTAGAGTGTTCAATTcctcttttttcaataatatccCAGAGAAAAACTGCCCAATCtgaaaattacaaacattttgGAATTGaactacatatttaaaatacaactttgtaaccGAAATACTATACTGCTATCATAATAAGTAACTATACTgctattaaaatatcattacTTTAGTATTCAGTCAAAGGCAATAAAGAAGATTATGGTAAATTAGAATTATCGTATTCGAAATGCGATTAGTAGtcttataatgtcaaaatatacattaaaaatcaatACCTATACTTGCACCCTAGATTTGTTGAGAGAATGAAAGTGTTATGTAAAGTACCTTTGAAGCAGAGTAGTTGGAGTTCCTAGCAGTCCCGAATTCATCACTGGACGGCGGTGATGTGGAGAAACCATGTTTTACGTTCGTGGACGTAAGCTCGTCCTCCTTCTGACGAGGCTCTTGTGGATAAACATCAGGCGGTCCCAGTCTAGGCCGTTTTAGCGGCCGTGTCTCGTACATGATCCCCATGGTATCGGGATACAATAATTTGTCTGTgttatttccaaaaatatgttattgttACACGAACACAACAGTAAGTAGCTTCGAGAAGTAACACTTCCACTGCAAAACACCGTTAGTGGTTTACAATTGGTACATCTTACctttcatttaaaatgtatatgaaAGATGCATGATTTTTCTTAGTGCTAAACTCAAAatactattacaaaataatattttatacaaaaatatttttattccattactgaataaatacaatacatgacattatttttttttaatcaatgttATGCCCGCCACAGATAATGTTATGTACTTAATTACATATAGACACACTGTGCTGTATTCATGCGTTTTTCGCTTTTTACCGATTCATATCGGGCAcatacagatatttttttcaaatgttgGTACTACCTTAACAGTGACAGCTGTCAGAAGTATTGTCATTGTCACGCTTACGTCATGATTAGCACTCACTATGCAGACAGATTTCTgctttcaaatttgaattaacAAACAAGGCAATAAAGACTAAATTTCAACAATAATTGATGGATGTGAGTGAAAACAATTGCACGGCCGGTGCTTATTTTAATGTGAGGTACATTTTTTGGTATCGGAAGATAgctcaaaataataataatatcattataaatgCCACCAAAGaaactgtagcgggagcgatgattcggctcgaccgccaccaaagggaagatcttccgccaggctaggtgttatgcctggggaaccgcggctccgacgatgttgtgtcggaggttgtatatatagctccaatccgtgaaatctctgaaatcgcgttCTAGatacttcgctgctattggttgagcgcgtcaatttcttcgagatgattgacagtagttgtttgatttgatgttgcggcgagtggcgtagagatgtcgccacagtactcccccccaagaccggaggtctgaagtcttgatcttgctgtgcaatctgtgcttcagttgtagcttgcaagtgccagtagtcttccagtgagtcggaagttgctcgaagtcctagtgagtcaggagtgagctgttgcgttgctcgtagtctgcggtgagtcgagacagtagagagcgaagtcgacttgttggcgccggtagatatcgtgcagagctgccacgctggagagtagagcggccgtcgaagagatccaggcgtgggctgcggtagatgcgtcggtcgctgaagtcgatgagagtgagtgcgggtggagacaggaccaggaagctcgttgagttggctgcgatggacctgctgcgatacccagttgctggcttgctgtgagactgcttgcagagtgaggagtgatgctgaggattggagtggatgatgatggagaaggttgcttccaatcacgtcggggtcaccaatgtagcgggagcgatgattcggctcgaccgccaccaaagggaagatcttccgccaggctaggtgttatgcctggggaaccgcggctccgacgatgttgtgtcggaggttgtatatatagctccaatccgtgaaatctctgaaatcgcgttCTAGatacttcgctgctattggttgagcgcgtcaatttcttcgagatgattgacagtagttgtttgatttgatgttgcggcgagtggcgtagagatgtcgccacaaaacAATCAGAAAAGGGAAAGGCAGGTGGAAGTAGTAAAGGTGGTGGAGGTGGAAAATCAGGAGGAGATTCGAAAGGTTATGTcgcatttaaatataattacaatcATATGACCCTTTTTAAGTTTtggaattgtttaaaaatggtACATTTGTACGGTATCTACATAAATGTAATGTgtttttcatgaaatattattttgaatttagaatcagctggaaaagaaaaaaaaggtggGACAGCTGTCAAAGTCCGTCACATTTTGTGCGAGAAACAGTCAAAATGTTTGGAGGCGCTGGAAAAACTGAAAGCCGGACAAAAGTTTCCGGATGTAGCCGCCGCGTATAGCGAGGACAAGGCGAGGCAAGGTGGAGATCTCGGCTGGATGACCCGTGGGTCTATGGTGGGTCCATTCCAGGATGCGGCATTCGCCTTGCCCATATCGTCAGTCACGAACCCTGTTTACACAGATCCACCTGTAAAAACTAAGTTTGGTTACCATATTATAATGGTAGAAGGCAAAAAATGACAGGCATGGTGTTTGAGTTTGAATATTTCTGGGCGATACTGCTGTTGTTCATTATGGAGCGAATATGTTGCCTGCAAGAACAGTTTGATAAGGATTTTGTCAAGCTCCCTGACCCACAGAGGTCTAATGATTCGCTCACTTCTAATATAGATGACTTTGCTAATACAGAGTAAGTATATCATTTACATGAaggttttataaatgtaaatatttttattcaaacatttacattatacatatcCAAGGAATATCTCCCATAAAAGCCTCAGTACATGCAGCACAATACAATAACTTACAAATATTCTTTAGTTAAGTTaaactttattacaattatgcTATAAGAATGACTTGTTCTTATCATTCTACCATTTGTCTTGATTGACAATAGTTGTCTCACCTCGCTAATCTGTATTATGGTTGTGCCTCTTTCCATAGTCTTCTTCCAATTAATTCATATGAAAGATAATATGATGTGATCctctaataaaataagtcaATATATTGctgcattttttattgttgctgCATTATTTAGTGACCAGTGCATATTCTTTGTTTCAGCTTTAGCCTCAAGCTGAGTTTCCTGCGTTTGTGCCGTCTGATGCACGTTACGATGCTGCTGAGCCTCGTATACTTCTTCAACATTTGTCTATGGTTCATCATGACAAAGCGTGCCTCGCCCAGAACTCTACGCTACAAGTTCCGACTTGCATTACCTTGACCTGTCTTATTTTCTGATGTGGAATAAACTTTTCTAATGttctcattatatttttttcttcattttatacAGTGTGTTAAGGGTAAACAAACAAGCCTATTAAATGTAGTTTTAGCCACCCACAATCTCCATGTACACATTACGAATCTTGAATTTTCAAAATGCTACCGAAAAATGATATCTCAGTTCACAATTCACTGCGGTTTCCTTATAGACCAACTGcacaactagctgtgctcaATAGTTAGTCCATCTATGATGCATTAGCCTTGGTCTGGTTTACATGACTTATCACTAGTATGCCTGTCTATTATGTGTGTCAgaatggcgggtgtacctcacggattttaatatctgttttggattaaaaacgtacctgatgtgtacctcagtgtacctatcctaaaaatctgtgtaccttcttctatgtaaagatttttaataaaataggtacacccgcggtcctgacgtcaggaccgcgggtgtactTCTAGTTAGCTTATGTAGGTAAGTTAACTGTAATGTAGATTTGGTACCTCTTGTGTACctgcagaaacaaatattaaataaataaaaaatattaagggtgctgagaaaatgtaaaaaaacattttttttcatgttaaaattttctttttcttttttttgtaactggcCAGTTATGATACATTCTGAACAAAACAGAAAAGTtgcacaatacaaattataattaacatatatCAACAACAATATAGGTAAATGATCTAGTTCTAGTTCATTACTACAGTATATacttttatgtaggtatccTTCCGAGGCAAGCGATGGGAGTGTTATGACGATCTTCGTAATAATGTAAGAAAAAGCTAAATGTATGATTTCAGAATGTGACCTTTAtagattgaaatatttttttgtaatatacataaaatatattttgtgatttagGAATGTTAcaattctgtacataaatgtataatcacatacagacagatactagagtgatcctataagagttcctttttttatttttatttttttttcattttctcagtacccttaatattttttatttatttaatatttgtttctgcaggtacacaagaggtactaaatctacatatacagttaacttacttacatatgctaactagaagtacacccgcggtcctgacgtcaggaccgcgggtgtacctattttattaaaaatctttacatagaaggaggtacacagatttttaggataggtacactgaggtacacatcaggtaggtttttaatccaaaacagatattaaaatccgtgaggtacacccgccattcTGACACACATTGTCTATTGAGGGTGTGGTGAGGAATCAAATACCAATCGGGAAAAACCCATTTTTACATTGGGGTAGCTATATGGCTTTTTCTCGTTATGTATAAccgtatattaattatatgaaaactaATTATATGATGCTCatccatttatttataaaataatacttcatTCCCTTGACTGTCTGTTATGGACGTACACGGTCCCAGTACGTAATTAAAAACATGGGCTGCCTTCAAGTGagtgattaaaatattaaggaaaAAGATATTATCTTTGCAtgcaagcaaaaaaaaaaggttttccAAAATTGACTGCCATTTTAAACCGGCTATCGAGATAAATAATCGATACCATCGAAAGGGTAATTATTGCAATAAGTCAGGAGAGAGAATATGCATTAAAGCAAATTATGCAACACATTACTTATATCACATTTCGTTTATAGGGAAAACACACAGGCCTTATCTTCAGGAGTGGGGCAAACATGCCAGGTGTGTGGGACGTCGGAGCATCAAAAAGTTTCGAATTAAGCTCTCAGATCATTCAAATAACCGTAACCGTAGATGACgggaaaaattaataaggtGAAAAAATACGAGATTCATATTTAGCAGTCTTTATTGACAGATCTTACAGTTAAAACAATTTCTTGCATGACTACTGCAAAGAACAatactgaaataataaatattggacGCGATGAGGTATACTTAAAGCTAGCACCGTATATTATAATTCTTGAGGCGTAGAAAACAGACTTGGCAGTGTTTTGGTGTCAGGCAGGCTCTATTCTTGGAATCCAAAATTTTgcgtttatattttaattgatacCTACTGGCGAAAAGTAAGAGATTCCGGAGTCGAGTATatcgaaagtaataaattcgGATTAATAAGCCTCCGATCCTCGCCGTTAATGGTTAGGGCATAGCTATTATTGCTAAGTACGGTCCAGTAACGACAAATATCTTCAAAATTATCGCTGCCTTGCTTTAGAAAATCTTAGTTTATCTACGACTCTTCGATGTATTTTGGTCCTAAACCCGCAAGTTAGGGTTGGTGTATCGCACGTATTTCAATAGGGCATCGTTTTCTTCGCACACGAAGGGCTTCCTGTGGTGGCAGGCTACGTCGTGCCAGTGGACGCCGTCGTTGTAGAAGTTATTCAGTATCGCCACGCAGTGTTCCGCTGCGCCACCTTGGATCAGTTCCTGAAAGAAAGATaaggtaaatattttgtaaagtaaAAGTTGTTTTTGGATTGAAGTAGGTGCTAGATctcaataattattacaaagtCGTAATAGACCTTACTCAAGTAGAAAAGAAAATCATGTTTTAGTGACATGTGTTCACTTATTTGTGAATTCATACAGAATGATTTGAACCTCATTAAGTTCATGCGGATATTGCGGCCAGCTACCACGCGACATGCGACACGAACACCACCGCAAAGGGTTACGTTAATCTACAATGTGTGTGTATATTTCGCGGTCGCGGCGGCGAAAGTGACGCGACTCAAACACCATTGCGACGCAGGCCGAATAAAGATGAGCTTTTGTTCAGGTGCGAGCTGTAGAAAGTCGGGCGCGCCGTGTGCATGCGGGTACGCCCTTCGGCGAATATTTCGCCAGCCTCTAAATATTCCGGGTCGCTTTCCTTTTCATTACGCGACATCCGATGTATGGATGCACCGACGTTGACGAGTTTTACGATATTACCTAACCGTTCGCGGAATCGGCTTCATTGCGTCATGGTGTATGGCCGATTTCGTAATGCTCACATACGCTGCACCATTGTTCTGTCAAGTGccaaagatattaaaaaggGGGAGTGTCTCACCCGGTTGTCTGGTTGCGGCTTGCCGATGCCTCCGCCTTCCGACCAGTCGTTCTGCTGGCGGTTGGTGGTGGGCGCCAACTTCTGCAGCTCGGCGGTCCAAAACCATCCGTTGATCTCATTTGGTAGCAAGTCGGGACGATTGCATCCCTTGAAATCGCATAGACGACCTGATGTCCAGATGTATTTGacctaaaataaaagaaagatgatcattgataaaattgaaGTGCGAGCTGAGCGGTAGTAAGTACGATcgtttgttaaataaaaaacatactaATCAATGCAATATGTAAAAAGCTTAGTGcaaaattatcttaaaatgGCCTTTACATAATTAAGTCTTATCTTAATTGCTCGTTGTAGTGGATGACCGGCTTCGGTTAGGATACAATCTTAACGCTAATGttctttgttaaataaaaaatgcaagCCCATTAGCTGGCGAACAAGTGGAAACAATCTGTAGATTCCTATACAATAGCCATGAGATACCGTCAATTTGTCACAATTAGCTGAACAAGCCCTATGTTTTAAAAGGTCTTATATTTGCCTCATTATCATAACAATACGATGCCCATGTAATGGCCAATTTGACCGCAATCGTCTTGGCACAGCCAGTACGGGAACGTACGACACCTGTGCCTTATGGAGAAGCCATAATGTGGCTAACAATAAGAGGAAAGTTTGATCGTGCGACGCTGATTCTCGCGTGGGCAGCGATTAGCAATTTCTCTCCGTTATACTCGGATTATCATAAATAGAGATGATGATGTAAGGAGATTTGGAACAGCATTGTAAGATACTTAtgagattataaaaataacgttaATAAGGATCGATAATATGGCTGTCTGTCTATAAGCACAAATATGTCAACATATATTTACgatatcatatttataatatctacACCTTTACCTGCtgctatattaatttaaaaataaatcggtCTTCTTATAAATCATTCCACAAAGGTGAAAGAAAGTAgtttaaagaaataacaaaagatagagcgtaattaaaataacatcgaagacaacagatgcaactttTTGCTGGAATTCACAAGCTTAGGCAATCCGATACAGCAGTAGCAAAACATCGCGTTCCTCAGGAAATAGTAGTGAAACTGTGGAAAATCATTAGGCATTCTATTCTGGCGTGGAGCACCAGACTGACgaattttaatcacatatcAGTTACAGCAATGCCAAAACAATAGCATTCGTAGTAGGTTACGAAAACAACCGTGTTAAGAATTTGACAAGGGTACCTATCGTTAAAAGAAAACGCTTTCTATTTCAACTAactagatttttttgttttcacgtCATGGTCACGATGGTCCTGTATTGTTTGTggaattttttactttacttaagCATAGCCGGGTCAAGGCAGTGATGCGATTGACGCTTATTTGTAAATAGCCTTTAGTGCCTCTATGAACGATTACGAGGTCTAACACGCCGTGTAGAAGAATACCTAGCGGCTAGATGTATACTGCTTAGGTAAATATTTTGCTATTCATCAGTAGTGAATTATTGCTCACATGCTAAGTAATTAGGCATTCAAATAATATTGGAGATTGCATGTTTTAGGAACTTTAAATTGCAGTAGTCCAAAGACTTTACGAAAATTATGTCTTACGGTGTAAAGTGATCGATTATGTGATCGACTGACCTTTTTTGGCAAGACAAATAAGGAGACGGGCTATGAATCTCATCAATATATTCCTCCCTTATCTGCGTTAACTAATGACTATTCCTTTGAATCTTTTTATCTTTGTAGAATTTTGGTAGATAATTTAAGTTTGAGTGCCGATTGGGTCCTCACCTTATCCTGAACTATTCTGGCCTTGACCCACTCATTTTCGTCGCTGGTCTCCAAAGACACCAGGTCCATGCAGCGCTGCCGGCAGTAGTTCCTCGCACTAAGCCAGTCCTCTTCCACACCTCGTAAAGCAGGATCTCGCCATGAGAAGAAGTAGCCTTTGTCTGAATGGAAAACATACCATGTTAAT
It encodes:
- the LOC106136943 gene encoding uncharacterized protein LOC106136943, which gives rise to MNSIYTVVVLACVAAAQAQFPNGRILEPPVPSQCVQRVIHERYADNKGYFFSWRDPALRGVEEDWLSARNYCRQRCMDLVSLETSDENEWVKARIVQDKVKYIWTSGRLCDFKGCNRPDLLPNEINGWFWTAELQKLAPTTNRQQNDWSEGGGIGKPQPDNRELIQGGAAEHCVAILNNFYNDGVHWHDVACHHRKPFVCEENDALLKYVRYTNPNLRV
- the LOC106136925 gene encoding peptidyl-prolyl cis-trans isomerase NIMA-interacting 4; its protein translation is MPPKKQSEKGKAGGSSKGGGGGKSGGDSKESAGKEKKGGTAVKVRHILCEKQSKCLEALEKLKAGQKFPDVAAAYSEDKARQGGDLGWMTRGSMVGPFQDAAFALPISSVTNPVYTDPPVKTKFGYHIIMVEGKK